A portion of the Oxynema aestuarii AP17 genome contains these proteins:
- a CDS encoding MBOAT family O-acyltransferase, with protein MLFNSYIFIFVFLPITILGFFFIPKIRNFRFSFLWLTLASLFFYGYWNFKYLLILLTSILVNYVFGQLLDRNKQKSARAKGLLVCGTIFNLGLLGYYKYADFVVNSINSSFKTNLPNLNIVLPLAISFYTFTQIAYLVDVYKGETKEQKYDLISYTLFVSFFPQLIAGPILRHNELIPQFHKLSIFRFSEENFAKGVTLFILGLSKKVIIADNLSPWVTLVFNNADSVSFLEAWIGAISYTFQLYFDFSGYSDMAIGLGWMFNIQLPINFNSPYKATSIIDFWRRWHITLSNFLRDYLYIPLGGNRLGEFRRYINLIITMLLGGLWHGAGWTFVIWGGMHGLLLVINQIWRRLGISIPKFLAWILTFHGILLSWVLFRAKTFADAFHIIKVMTGIEGILLPHTFKIFLNWVPIGGIFKGWQELLYLPPIGGKNSLIILFIVFVSTLTLPNTQELMSRFKPNLRTAILTSMLATTCFLFFNRISEFLYFQF; from the coding sequence ATGCTTTTTAATTCTTATATCTTCATTTTTGTTTTTCTCCCCATTACCATTTTAGGATTTTTTTTTATTCCAAAAATTAGAAATTTTAGATTTTCTTTTCTTTGGTTGACACTTGCTTCTTTATTTTTCTATGGATATTGGAATTTTAAGTATTTATTAATTCTCCTAACTTCTATCCTGGTAAATTATGTTTTCGGGCAGTTACTTGATAGGAATAAACAGAAATCAGCAAGAGCTAAGGGACTTCTAGTCTGTGGCACGATTTTTAACTTAGGTTTGTTGGGTTACTATAAATATGCTGATTTTGTCGTTAACTCTATAAATTCCAGCTTCAAAACTAACTTACCTAATCTGAATATTGTTTTACCTTTAGCCATTTCATTTTATACATTCACTCAAATTGCTTATTTAGTTGATGTTTACAAAGGAGAAACAAAAGAACAAAAATATGATTTGATTAGCTACACTCTATTTGTATCATTTTTTCCTCAACTAATCGCCGGACCCATTCTTCGCCACAATGAACTGATTCCACAATTTCACAAATTGTCTATTTTTCGATTTTCTGAGGAAAATTTTGCAAAAGGAGTTACTTTATTTATTCTTGGTTTATCTAAGAAAGTTATCATTGCAGATAATCTCTCCCCTTGGGTTACCTTAGTTTTTAATAATGCCGATTCAGTTAGCTTTTTAGAGGCGTGGATAGGTGCTATCAGCTACACTTTTCAACTTTATTTTGATTTTTCCGGTTATTCAGATATGGCAATTGGATTGGGATGGATGTTTAATATCCAATTACCTATCAACTTTAACTCTCCTTATAAAGCAACTTCAATAATTGATTTTTGGCGTCGCTGGCATATTACTTTATCTAACTTTTTACGGGATTATCTCTATATTCCTCTCGGTGGCAATCGACTGGGAGAATTTAGACGTTATATTAACTTAATAATTACGATGCTTTTAGGTGGACTTTGGCATGGTGCAGGTTGGACTTTTGTTATTTGGGGTGGTATGCACGGTCTGCTTTTAGTCATCAACCAAATCTGGCGACGTTTAGGCATTTCTATACCCAAGTTTTTGGCATGGATTTTGACATTTCATGGAATTTTGCTGAGTTGGGTATTATTCAGAGCTAAAACTTTTGCAGATGCTTTTCATATCATTAAAGTAATGACTGGTATCGAAGGTATTTTATTACCCCATACTTTCAAAATATTTTTGAATTGGGTACCGATTGGAGGTATTTTTAAAGGATGGCAAGAACTTCTCTATCTTCCACCCATTGGAGGAAAAAATAGTCTAATAATCTTATTCATTGTGTTTGTAAGTACTCTGACTTTACCTAATACTCAAGAACTAATGAGTCGATTTAAACCTAATTTAAGAACGGCTATATTAACGAGTATGCTGGCAACTACTTGTTTTCTATTTTTTAATAGAATATCAGAATTTTTATATTTCCAATTTTGA
- a CDS encoding sulfotransferase family protein, which yields MTMPNFLIIGAAKAGTTALYAYLKQHPEIYMSPVKEPNFFAFEGKQPDYIGPGAAEAGTNHSIVNLEDYQALFSGVSQEKAIGEASTMYLYIPETANRINHYIPDAKLIAILRNPIDRAYSHFLHLRRDGREWIGDFLEACQQEEDRINKHWSPAWHYKHVGLYYQQLQHYFEICDRKQIKVLLYEDWKQQPEATIEDIFSFLGVDPQFKPDMSVKHNVSSFVQKNKFLFNFLKNNNPIKSILRPLIPSHIRKPLAAKAYRKNTGQAETLQTSQKQELSLYFKKDILNLQELLKRDLSHWMY from the coding sequence ATGACAATGCCAAACTTTTTGATTATTGGGGCGGCAAAAGCTGGAACTACAGCCCTTTATGCATATTTAAAGCAGCATCCAGAAATTTATATGAGTCCCGTCAAGGAACCTAATTTTTTTGCCTTTGAAGGAAAACAACCGGATTACATCGGTCCGGGTGCTGCCGAAGCGGGAACAAATCATTCAATTGTCAATTTAGAAGACTATCAAGCTTTATTTTCTGGAGTTTCTCAGGAAAAGGCGATCGGAGAAGCTTCAACGATGTATTTATATATTCCTGAAACGGCTAACCGTATCAATCACTACATTCCCGATGCGAAGTTAATTGCTATTCTTCGCAATCCCATCGATCGCGCTTATTCTCATTTCTTACATTTACGTCGGGATGGTCGCGAATGGATTGGAGATTTTTTAGAAGCTTGCCAACAAGAAGAAGATAGGATTAACAAGCATTGGTCTCCAGCATGGCACTACAAACACGTTGGTTTATATTACCAGCAGCTTCAACATTATTTTGAGATTTGCGATCGCAAGCAAATTAAAGTTTTGTTATATGAAGACTGGAAACAACAACCGGAGGCAACAATTGAAGATATATTCAGTTTTTTAGGTGTAGATCCTCAGTTCAAACCAGACATGTCTGTCAAGCATAATGTCTCTTCTTTTGTCCAAAAAAATAAATTTCTATTTAATTTTTTAAAAAATAATAATCCCATTAAATCAATACTTCGACCGCTTATTCCGAGTCACATCCGTAAGCCTCTAGCTGCCAAAGCTTATCGAAAAAATACAGGACAAGCAGAAACCCTACAAACCTCACAAAAACAAGAATTATCTCTTTACTTTAAAAAAGATATTTTAAATTTACAAGAGTTACTGAAAAGAGACCTTTCTCATTGGATGTATTAA
- the htpG gene encoding molecular chaperone HtpG encodes MTVLEKGTIAIHTENIFPIIKKSLYSDHEVFFRELISNAVDAISKLKMVSLSGEINGELGDPEIVISVDKDKKTLSISDNGIGMTADEIKKYINQVAFSSAEEFIEKYKSASDNQIIGHFGLGFYSSFMVASQVEIDTLSYQQGAQAVHWTCDGSPEFQLEDSSRTTRGTTIILTLPDEEKEYLETPRLQQLIKTYCDFMPVPIKLDGEVVNRQKALWRESPSNLKDEDYLELYRYLYPFQDEPLLWVHLKTDYPFLVNGILYFPKLRPDVDVSKGNIKLFCNQVFVSDHCEEIIPKFLLPMRGILDSPDIPLNVSRSALQMDRTVRKIADFIAKKVGDRLKALYNENRQEYIRCWKDLGTFVKFGCLNDDKFKKQVEDLVIYRTTADLSPAQPDTPAVEVQGEEGDAWKEVQSDSNTEGPSYTTLDEYLQRNQARHENRVFYCTDEVSQATYVQLHKSQGLEVLFMDSFIDPHFISFLEREHQDVKFSRVDAEIDEKLLDKDKSTEIVDPTTNKTRGEQIKELFQNALNKPKLNIRTEALKGEDAKATPPAMVLLPEFLRRLRDMNALVAQENVEFPEEHILLVNTAHPLIQNLAQMTQGNIIQPGDAQSPSAELAEQICRHVYDLALMAQKGFDADGMKSFVERSNDVLTNLTQKAFGS; translated from the coding sequence ATGACTGTACTCGAAAAAGGCACGATCGCCATCCATACTGAAAATATTTTTCCCATTATCAAGAAATCTCTCTACTCCGACCACGAAGTATTTTTCCGCGAACTGATCTCCAACGCCGTAGACGCCATCTCCAAACTCAAAATGGTCTCCCTCTCCGGCGAAATCAACGGCGAACTCGGCGACCCCGAAATCGTCATCAGCGTCGATAAAGACAAAAAAACCCTCTCCATCTCCGACAACGGCATCGGCATGACCGCCGACGAGATCAAAAAATACATCAACCAAGTCGCCTTCTCCAGCGCCGAAGAATTCATCGAAAAATACAAAAGCGCCTCCGACAACCAAATCATCGGACACTTCGGACTCGGTTTTTACTCCTCCTTCATGGTCGCCAGCCAAGTCGAAATCGATACCCTCTCCTACCAACAAGGCGCCCAAGCCGTCCACTGGACCTGCGACGGTTCCCCCGAATTTCAACTCGAAGACTCCTCTCGAACCACCCGAGGCACCACCATCATCCTCACCCTACCCGACGAAGAAAAAGAATACCTCGAAACCCCCCGCCTCCAACAACTCATTAAAACCTACTGCGACTTCATGCCCGTTCCCATCAAACTCGATGGCGAAGTCGTCAACCGCCAAAAAGCCCTCTGGCGCGAATCTCCCAGCAACCTCAAAGACGAAGACTACCTCGAACTCTACCGCTACCTCTACCCCTTCCAAGACGAACCCCTCCTCTGGGTTCACCTCAAAACCGACTACCCCTTCCTCGTCAACGGCATCCTCTACTTCCCCAAACTGCGCCCGGACGTCGATGTCAGCAAAGGCAACATCAAACTATTCTGCAACCAAGTCTTCGTCAGCGACCACTGCGAAGAAATCATCCCGAAATTCCTGCTGCCGATGCGTGGCATCCTCGACAGCCCCGACATTCCCCTCAACGTTTCCCGCAGTGCCCTACAGATGGACCGCACCGTGCGGAAAATTGCCGACTTCATCGCCAAAAAAGTAGGCGATCGCCTCAAAGCACTCTACAACGAAAACCGCCAAGAATACATCCGGTGTTGGAAAGACCTCGGCACCTTCGTTAAATTCGGCTGCCTCAACGACGACAAATTCAAAAAACAAGTCGAAGATCTCGTCATCTACCGCACCACCGCCGACCTCAGCCCCGCCCAACCCGACACCCCCGCCGTCGAAGTCCAAGGCGAAGAAGGCGACGCCTGGAAAGAAGTTCAAAGCGACAGCAACACCGAAGGTCCCTCCTACACCACCCTCGACGAATACCTCCAACGCAACCAAGCCCGTCACGAAAATCGCGTCTTCTACTGCACCGACGAAGTCTCCCAAGCCACCTACGTCCAACTGCACAAAAGTCAGGGCTTAGAAGTCCTCTTTATGGACTCCTTCATCGACCCCCACTTCATCAGCTTCCTCGAACGAGAACACCAAGACGTTAAATTCTCCCGCGTTGACGCCGAAATCGACGAAAAACTGCTCGACAAAGACAAAAGTACCGAAATCGTCGATCCGACCACCAACAAAACCCGAGGCGAACAAATTAAAGAACTCTTCCAAAACGCCCTCAACAAACCCAAACTCAACATCCGCACCGAAGCCCTCAAAGGCGAAGACGCCAAAGCCACACCCCCCGCAATGGTATTGCTACCCGAATTCCTGCGCCGCCTGCGCGACATGAACGCCCTCGTCGCCCAAGAAAACGTCGAATTCCCCGAAGAACACATCTTGCTAGTCAACACCGCCCATCCCTTAATTCAGAACTTGGCGCAAATGACCCAAGGCAACATCATTCAACCCGGCGACGCCCAATCCCCCTCTGCCGAACTTGCCGAACAAATTTGCCGCCACGTCTACGACCTCGCCCTGATGGCGCAAAAAGGCTTTGACGCCGACGGGATGAAATCTTTCGTCGAACGGTCCAATGACGTATTGACCAACTTGACTCAAAAAGCCTTCGGGAGTTAG
- the rpmB gene encoding 50S ribosomal protein L28: MSRKCQLTGKKANNAMSVSHSHRRTHRLQHANIQEKRVWWPQGNRWVKLRLSTKAIKTLDRKGLQAFAKEAGINLNKL; this comes from the coding sequence ATGTCGCGTAAATGCCAATTGACCGGGAAAAAGGCGAATAACGCCATGTCCGTTTCCCACTCGCACCGCCGCACCCATCGCCTCCAACACGCCAACATCCAAGAGAAAAGAGTCTGGTGGCCCCAAGGCAATCGCTGGGTGAAATTGCGTCTGTCCACCAAAGCAATTAAAACTTTGGATCGCAAAGGCTTGCAAGCTTTCGCCAAAGAAGCCGGGATTAACCTCAACAAACTCTAA